The sequence AGCCAGCTGGATGGCGCAGCAACTCCCCATCGCTGCGTTGCTCTGGTGGGCCGGCGGCTGGGGCTTCGTCATCTGGGGCGTCTGCGCCCGCGTCGCCATCTCGGCGCACGGCCATTGGTTCGTCGGGCATCTCGCGCACACGCGAGGCCCGCAGAGCCTGTTGGTCGAAGGCGCGGGTGTGCAGGCGCATAACGTGCCCTGGGCCGGTTTCGTCACGATGGGCGAGGCCTGGCACAACAACCACCACGCCTTCCCCGGCTCTGCACGGATCGGGCTGCATCCGGGGCAAAGCGACCTGGGCTATGCTTTCATCCGCCTGCTGGAGCGCGTGGGCATGGCTTGGGACATCCAGACGCCCGATGCGATGTCCGGACGTCTGGCTCGCCTACACCCGGCGGAGGCGCAGCCATGAGCGAAGCGTTTCCGCCAAGCGACGGCTGCCTGGCCATGCTGGTATCTGTTACGATATCTGCGCTCGTCTTGAGCGCAGCGATGTTTACGCCCGCAGATGTGCCGAGCTTTTACTTTGCCGTGTTACTCGTGGTCGCCGTGGTGGTTGGGGCCATTGCGATACCCCAATATTTGCTCGTCCTGCACTCTGGCCGGCAGAGCATCTGGACCGCAATCGCCGTCGGCGCGATCACAGGTGCGATCCTCCCGCTAACGGTCGCGCTCTCGGGAATGGCGCGAGCATGGGCGACGACATTCGCTTTCGCGCTGGTCGGCGCAATCGGCGGCGTCATCTTTTATCTCACCGCTACCGTGGCAAGGAATCCCGCGCGGAAGATAGCGATCGTGCTGACGCTTACTGGGGTGTCCGTCACGCTGGCGCCCATTGTCGGGGCCTGGCTTAGCCCAGCGCCTTCTTAAGCAGTTCGTTGACCACCGCCGGATTGGCCTTGCCCTGCATCGCCTTCATCGTCTGGCCGACGAAGAAGCCGAACAGCGCTTCCTTGCCGCCGCGATACTGCTCCAGCTGGTTGGGATTGGCCGCCAGCACGCCGGCGATCACCGCCTCGATCGCGCCGGTGTCGCTGGTCTGCTTGAGGCCGCGCTCCTCGACGATCTTGGGTGCACTGTCGCCGGTCTCCAGCATGATTTCGAACACCTGCTTGGCGAGCGGACCCGAGAGCGTGCCGTCGGCGGCGAGCGCCAGCAGTTCGGCGCCCTGCACCGGGCTGACCGGCGATTCATCCAGATCCTTGCCCAGCTTGTTGAGCGCGCCGAACAGATCGGAGATCAGCCAGTTCGCTGCCGGACGCGCCAGCTCAGTCTCGCTCTTGCCCGCCACCCGCGCGCTTTCCGCGAGCAACGCCTCGAACCAGCGCGCCGTATCGGCATCGGCGGTAAGCACCGCGGCGTTGTACGCGCTCAGCCCCAGCTCGCTTTCATAGCGGCCGCGCTTGGCGTCAGGCAGCTCGGGCAGGCTCGCCTTGCATTCGTCAAGAAACGCATCGTCGAGTTCGAGCGGCAGCAGATCGGGATCGGGGAAGTAGCGATAGTCATGCGCGTCTTCCTTTGAGCGCATCGAGCGCGTCTCGCCACGATCGGGATCGAACAAGCGCGTTTCCTGGACGATGCGCCCGCCCGCCTCGATCACCTCGACCTGGCGCTTGGCCTCGATCTCCACCACCTGCATGACGAAGCGAACCGAATTGACGTTCTTGGTTTCGGTGCGCGTGCCGAATTCCTCGCCCGGACGGCGCACCGAGACATTGACATCGGCGCG is a genomic window of Sphingomonas sp. containing:
- the gatB gene encoding Asp-tRNA(Asn)/Glu-tRNA(Gln) amidotransferase subunit GatB, coding for MTESSYRIHGETGEWEVVIGLEVHAQVTSNAKLMSGAATAFGAEPNSQVSLIDAAMPGMLPTVNGECIRQAVRTGMALGAVINKWSRFDRKNYFYADLPQGYQISQLYHPLVGEGAIEVSLDEKDPNAVTKTIGIERIHVEQDAGKLMHDQHPTRSYVDLNRAGVALMEIVSRPDMRSPQEAGAYLAKLRSIVRYVGSCDGNMDQGSMRADVNVSVRRPGEEFGTRTETKNVNSVRFVMQVVEIEAKRQVEVIEAGGRIVQETRLFDPDRGETRSMRSKEDAHDYRYFPDPDLLPLELDDAFLDECKASLPELPDAKRGRYESELGLSAYNAAVLTADADTARWFEALLAESARVAGKSETELARPAANWLISDLFGALNKLGKDLDESPVSPVQGAELLALAADGTLSGPLAKQVFEIMLETGDSAPKIVEERGLKQTSDTGAIEAVIAGVLAANPNQLEQYRGGKEALFGFFVGQTMKAMQGKANPAVVNELLKKALG